Below is a window of Frankiaceae bacterium DNA.
GCGAGCACCGTACGGCGGTCGTGACGCTGGCGCCGCGGGCGCTGCCGAAGACGTTCACGCTGCGGGAGTTCGCGCGGCTCGTGGCCGGCGCGGAGCCCGCGGACGACCCGCGCGACCTCGTCGCCGTGGCGGCCGCGCAGCGCGGCAAGGTCTGGTCGCCGCCCGAGCAGGACGACGTCGCCGACCCGTACGGCTTCGGCGCGTCCGCCTACCAGCGGGCCTACGACGACATATCCGAGGCTCTCGCCAGGCCCCTGGCGCTCCTGGCAGGCACTACGCTCGGCACATGAGTGACATGACTTCTTCCGGGGCCCCCGCCGCGCCGCGTCAGCGGCGTGGTGGGGATTCGTTCTGGGGCCCCGACTTCGCAGCGCTCGAATCCACCGACCCGGAGATCGCCGGCGTCGTGCTGAGCGAGCTGGACCGGCTGCGTAGCGGCCTCCAGCTCATCGCGAGCGAGAACTTCACCTCGCCCGCCGTGCTCGCCGCGCTCGGCAGCACGCTCTCCAACAAGTACGCCGAGGGCTACCCGGGGCGCCGCTACTACGGCGGCTGCAGCGAGGTCGACAAGGCCGAGGAGATCGGCATCGCGCGGGCGAAGGAGCTGTTCGGCGCCGAGCACGCCAACCTCCAGCCGCACTCCGGCGCGTCCGCGAACATCGCGGTGTACGGCGCGTTCCTCCAGCCGGGCGACACGGTCCTCGCGATGGCGCTGCCCATGGGCGGCCACCTGACGCACGGGACCAAGGTGTCGTTCTCCGGCAAGTGGTTCAACGCCGTCCACTACGGCGTCGCGAAGGACACCGAGGACATCGACTACGACCAGGTACGCGACCTGGCCCGCCAGCACTCGCCGAAGATGATCATCTGCGGCGGGTCGGCGATCCCGCGGCTCATCGACTTCGCGGCGTTCCGCGAGATCGCCGACGAGGTCGGCGCGATCCTCATGGTCGACGCCGCGCACTTCATCGGCCTCGTGGCGGGCAAGGCGATCCCGAGCCCGGTGCCGTACGCCGACGTGGTGACGTTCACGACGCACAAGGTCCTGCGCGGGCCGCGCGGCGGCATGCTGACCTGCAAGGCCGAGCACGCCGCGAAGCTCGACAAGGCGGTGTTCCCGATGATGCAGGGCGGCCCGCTCATGCACGCCGTGGCCGCCAAGGCGGTGGCGCTGAAGGAGGCCGCCACCCCTGAGTACCAGGCGTACGCCCGCCAGGTCATCGCCAACGCGCAGGCGCTCACCGAGGGGCTCATCGCCGAGGGCATGCGCGCCGTCACCGGCGGCACCGACACGCACCTCGCGCTGCTCGACCTCCAGCCGCTCGGCGTCACCGGCGCCGACGCCGAGGCCCGCTGCAACGCCGCCGGCATCGTGCTCAACAAGAACGCCATCCCGTACGACCCGCAGCCGCCGTCTGTCGCGTCCGGCATCCGCGTCGGCTCGCCGTCGCTGACGACGCAGGGCATGGCCGAGGGCGAGATGAAGGAGATCGCGAGCCTCATCGGCCGCGCGGTGCGGGACGAGTCGGCGGCGCCGGAGGTCGCCAAGAGCGTCAAGGCGCTGGTCGAGGCGCACCCCGCGTACCCCCGGCCCTAAGGTCGCGGAGTGCGCGAGTACGCGCTGGTCTTCTTCGTCGCGGCGACGGTCACGTACCTGCTGACCCCCGTCGCGCGGCGGCTCGCCGTCGCCACGAAGACCCTCGCGCAGCCGCGCGACCGCGACGTGCACGCGATCCCGACGCCGTACCTCGGCGGGATCGCGATGTTCGGGGGAGTGGTGGCGGCGATGTACGTCGCCCGCGCGCTCCCCGCGTTGCAGACGATCCGCAGCACGCCCGAGCCGAAGGCCGTCCTCGTCGCGGGCGCCGTCATCTGCCTCATCGGCGTCGCCGACGACCGCTGGCAGCTCGACGCGTTCACGAAGCTGGCCGGGCAGATGCTCGCGGCGGGCCTGCTCGTCGTGCTCGGCGTGCAGCTGCAGTTCCTCACGCTGCCGGGCACCGGCCGGCAGAACTTCTCCATCGACCCCAACACCGCCGTCGTCGCGACCGTGCTGCTGACGCTGCTCATGGTCAACTCGATCAACTTCATCGACGGCCTCGACGGGCTGGCCGCCGGCGTGGTGGGGATCGCGGCGGTGGCGTTCTTCGGGTTCTGCTACCAGCTCTCCGTCGTGCAGCGCATCGGCCGCGTCACCCCGGCAACGCTGCTCGCCGCGATCGTCGCCGGCGTCTGCGTCGGCTTCCTGCCACACAACTTCTCGCCCGCGCGCATCTTCATGGGCGACTCGGGGTCGATGCTGCTCGGCCTGCTGCTCGCGGCGGCGGTCACGTCGGGGACGACGTCGTTCGACTCGACGGCCATCGACACCCAGCGCGGGGCGACGTTCTTCTTCCCCGTGCTGCTGCCGCTGATGGTGCTGGCGGTGCCGTTCGTGGACCTGCTGCTCGCGATCTTCCGGCGTACGCGCACCGGGCGGTCGGTCTTCGCTCCCGACAAGGAGCACCTGCACCACCGGCTGCTGGAGATCGGCCACACCCACCGGCGCGCGGTGCTGACGATCTGGTACTGGTCGGCGGTGCTGGCGTTCGGCGGCGTCGCGGCGTCGTTCGTACGCCTCCCGGTCATCGCCGCGGGCGTCGGCGGGCTGACGCTCGTGGGGGCGCTGCTGTCGTTCATCCCGGCCCGCCGCCGCGAGGTCGTACCGGCCGAGGGGGTCATCGACCTTGCCGGCGCCCGCGCCCGCCGCGACGACCCCGGGGAGCCCGCCGTGGACGCTCCGGCGACCCCGCCCGGCGCGGTTACTGGTGAGTAGCGACGTCGTCGTTCACCAGTTCCCGCGTGGGCTCCGTCGCTACTCACCAGTAACCACCGGGAGAGCGATGCGGGCCCCGAACGGGCCGCGCACGCCCTCCCGCGCCCGGGATCCTCGTGAAAACTTTCACAAGATCGGCCGACTAGGCCTCTGACCTGCGGTTTTGCGTGAACGGACGTTTTGACCCCACCCTCCGCACGTTGCTAGGCTGCGCCACTGTCATGGCTGGGAATCCTGAGCGGACGCAGTGGCAAGGGCTCTCGACGGCGTGGGACGCCGTCATCGAGTTCTCCGCCGCTCTGATCGTGTACGGGCTCCTCGGCTATTACGCCGACAAGTGGCTGAACACCGGTCACGTCCTGTTCTTCGGTGGTCTGCTGATCGGGCTCGTGCTCGGCCTCTACGTGATCAACAAGAGGCTGGCGCACGCCGAGCGGCTGGACGCAGAGGCAAGGCGTGCCGAGCGTGCGGCCCGCTGACCGACCCGACCTGCTGCTCGACTCCAAGCTGATCTCCGCAACGCTCTGGTGCACGCTGGCCGTCGCGTTGCCGGCGGTGGCGCTGGGGTGGATCGCGGCAGGACGGAGCGGAGCAGCCGGCGCCCTCTGGGGCGTCGGGTCGGTAGGAGTGAACGGCGTTGCCGCCGCCTGGGTCTCGGCCCGGACCGGCCGGACGCGCCGGCAGATAGGACCTGGCAGGGTGCTCCTCGCCCTGCCGGTCAGGATCGCCCTGCTGGCCGCGGCGCTCGCCGTCGGGGTCGGGCCGCTCGGACTGCCGGAGACGGTGACGGTCCTGGCGGTCTGCGGGGGTGAGATCTGCGTGATCGCCGCGCAGAGCTGGGTCGTACTGCACGGGCCGACGTTCGTCGGCCCGCTGGACTGAAGGGCGTACTCGCACCCATGTCGCTGGCGTCTGAGGGCGTGCCGGAGCTCGGCGAGCTCTTCAACTGGAAGTTCGGTCTCTGGGGCGTCCCGTTCCTCAACTGGACCGTCTTCGCGATGCTCGTCGCCTTCCTGCTCGCGGCGGCGTTCCTGCTGACCGCGTTCAGCAAGCGCGAGGTCATCCCCGGCAAGTACCAGCTGATCGGCGAGAGCCTCGTCGGCTTCGTCCGCACGAACATCGCGGAGGAGGTCATCGGGCACGACGGCGCGCGCTACGTGCCGTACCTCCTGACGACGTTCACGATGATCTTCTTCTTCAACTTCATGGAGGTCTTCCCCGGCGTGGCGTTCCCGCCGACCTCCAAGATCGCCGTGCCGCTGTTCTTCGCCGCCATCGCCTGGATCGTCTACAACGTCGAGGGCATGCGCAGCAACGGCGTCGGCGGGTACTTCAAGGAGATCCTCTTCCCGCCCGGCGTGCCGAAGGCGCTCTACATCCTGCTGACGCCGATCGAGTTCCTCTCGAACATCGTCATCCGCCCCATCACGCTGACGCTGCGACTCACGTTCAACATGCTGGCCGGCCACCTCATCCTGAGCCTGCTCGCGATCCTGCTCATGAACGTCGCGGACTTCGGCCACTTCGGACCGAAGTTCCTGGCGGCGCCGTTCGTCATCCTCATCGGCGTCGGGCTGACCGGCTTCGAGATCTTCGTCGGCTTCCTCCAGGCGTTCATCTTCACGGTCCTGACCGCGCTCTACATCGGTGGCGCCGTCCACCCGCAGCACTAAGCCAGCACGAACCCCACACCGGACGAAAGAGAGTTCACATGCGCCCCGTCGTGTACGCCGCCAACGTCCTGGCCCAGGAGGCGGAGACCAACAACCTCCAGGTCATCGGCCGCGGTCTCGTCTACGGCCTCGCCGCGATCGGCCCCGGCATCGGCATCGGCTACCTCGTCGGCCAGACGGTCCAGGCCATCGCGCGCCAGCCCGAGGCCGCCGGCCAGCTGCGTACGACGATGTTCATCGGTATCGCCCTCGTCGAGGCCCTCGCGATCTTCGGCCTCGCCCTCGCGTTCATCATCAGCTAAGGACGCCCCCTGTGAAGCTGCCGTACGAACTGATCCGTTTCGCCGAGGATCCCGTCACGACCGAGCCGGCGACGGACCACTTCAACCCCACGGTCCCCGTCATCGGCGAGCTCATCGCGGCGGCGATCTTCTTCGCGCTGCTGTTCATCATCATCAGCAAGGTCGCGCTGCCCAAGCTCAACGCCACCCTCGCCGCGCGCGAGCAGGCGCTGTCGGGGCAGCTGACCCAGGCTGAGACGACGCGGTCCGAGGCCGACCAGGTCCTGGCCGACTACCGCGCCAAGCTGGCCGACGCGCAGGCCGAGTCGAACCGCATCATCGAGGAGGGCCGGCGTTCCGCCGAGGCCATCGTCGCGGACGCGCGGACGCGCGCCGAGGCGGAGGCCCAGGCGCTCGTCACCCGGGCCCAGAGCGACATCCAGGCCGAGCGGGACCGCG
It encodes the following:
- the atpF gene encoding F0F1 ATP synthase subunit B; the encoded protein is MKLPYELIRFAEDPVTTEPATDHFNPTVPVIGELIAAAIFFALLFIIISKVALPKLNATLAAREQALSGQLTQAETTRSEADQVLADYRAKLADAQAESNRIIEEGRRSAEAIVADARTRAEAEAQALVTRAQSDIQAERDRALGALRSELAGLSIDLASRVVGRSLDSDAQRQLVDGYIDQLSSQN
- the atpE gene encoding F0F1 ATP synthase subunit C; protein product: MRPVVYAANVLAQEAETNNLQVIGRGLVYGLAAIGPGIGIGYLVGQTVQAIARQPEAAGQLRTTMFIGIALVEALAIFGLALAFIIS
- a CDS encoding MraY family glycosyltransferase produces the protein MREYALVFFVAATVTYLLTPVARRLAVATKTLAQPRDRDVHAIPTPYLGGIAMFGGVVAAMYVARALPALQTIRSTPEPKAVLVAGAVICLIGVADDRWQLDAFTKLAGQMLAAGLLVVLGVQLQFLTLPGTGRQNFSIDPNTAVVATVLLTLLMVNSINFIDGLDGLAAGVVGIAAVAFFGFCYQLSVVQRIGRVTPATLLAAIVAGVCVGFLPHNFSPARIFMGDSGSMLLGLLLAAAVTSGTTSFDSTAIDTQRGATFFFPVLLPLMVLAVPFVDLLLAIFRRTRTGRSVFAPDKEHLHHRLLEIGHTHRRAVLTIWYWSAVLAFGGVAASFVRLPVIAAGVGGLTLVGALLSFIPARRREVVPAEGVIDLAGARARRDDPGEPAVDAPATPPGAVTGE
- a CDS encoding protein-tyrosine-phosphatase, producing MFDLLFVCTGNICRSPTAHLIAASRLPEDRFRVHSAGTYGLHGYPVEPAAARLLEKQGIACDAFAATRLDADLVEAADLVLTMTREHRTAVVTLAPRALPKTFTLREFARLVAGAEPADDPRDLVAVAAAQRGKVWSPPEQDDVADPYGFGASAYQRAYDDISEALARPLALLAGTTLGT
- a CDS encoding AtpZ/AtpI family protein, with protein sequence MNGRFDPTLRTLLGCATVMAGNPERTQWQGLSTAWDAVIEFSAALIVYGLLGYYADKWLNTGHVLFFGGLLIGLVLGLYVINKRLAHAERLDAEARRAERAAR
- the glyA gene encoding serine hydroxymethyltransferase, which produces MTSSGAPAAPRQRRGGDSFWGPDFAALESTDPEIAGVVLSELDRLRSGLQLIASENFTSPAVLAALGSTLSNKYAEGYPGRRYYGGCSEVDKAEEIGIARAKELFGAEHANLQPHSGASANIAVYGAFLQPGDTVLAMALPMGGHLTHGTKVSFSGKWFNAVHYGVAKDTEDIDYDQVRDLARQHSPKMIICGGSAIPRLIDFAAFREIADEVGAILMVDAAHFIGLVAGKAIPSPVPYADVVTFTTHKVLRGPRGGMLTCKAEHAAKLDKAVFPMMQGGPLMHAVAAKAVALKEAATPEYQAYARQVIANAQALTEGLIAEGMRAVTGGTDTHLALLDLQPLGVTGADAEARCNAAGIVLNKNAIPYDPQPPSVASGIRVGSPSLTTQGMAEGEMKEIASLIGRAVRDESAAPEVAKSVKALVEAHPAYPRP
- the atpB gene encoding F0F1 ATP synthase subunit A → MSLASEGVPELGELFNWKFGLWGVPFLNWTVFAMLVAFLLAAAFLLTAFSKREVIPGKYQLIGESLVGFVRTNIAEEVIGHDGARYVPYLLTTFTMIFFFNFMEVFPGVAFPPTSKIAVPLFFAAIAWIVYNVEGMRSNGVGGYFKEILFPPGVPKALYILLTPIEFLSNIVIRPITLTLRLTFNMLAGHLILSLLAILLMNVADFGHFGPKFLAAPFVILIGVGLTGFEIFVGFLQAFIFTVLTALYIGGAVHPQH